The following are from one region of the Ochotona princeps isolate mOchPri1 chromosome 15, mOchPri1.hap1, whole genome shotgun sequence genome:
- the FIGNL2 gene encoding fidgetin-like protein 2 yields the protein MHWTPEHAQPLNQWPEQHLDVSSTTPSPAHKLELPPTGRQRCHYAWAHDDISALTASNLLKRYAEKYSGVLDSPYERPALGGYSDAAFLNGAKADPEPWPGPEPPYPLASLHEGLAGTKSGSGSGSGGLGGSPVLAGNLPEPLYAGNACGGPSVATAAPEYAAGYASGYLAPGYCTQTGAALPPPPPPPPPAALLQPPPPPGYGPSGPLYNYPTGGYAAAQPGYGALPPPPAAPPAPYLPSGLAAPTPLPAPTPTPPRPAPASYGFQTVAPGTEASVSLKRKAADEGAEGRYRKYAYEPPKAPAADGAAYPAVDNGEGRGNGFRAKPLSAAAEEPSGKYAGTGVPLKVLGSPVYGPQLEPFEKFSERPPVPAARGGFAVPSGEPLKGLELVTSKMLDCGPPVQWADVAGQGALKAALEEELVWPLLRPPAYPGSPRPPRTVLLFGPRGAGKTLLGRCLATQLGASLLRVRGATLAAPGAAEGAGLLQAAFAAARCRPPAVLLISELEALLAGREDGALQAPLLACLDGGGGAGADGVLVVGTTARPAALDEATRRRFALRFYVALPDGPARGQILQRLLSQQGCTLSERELAALVQGTQGFSGAELGQLCQQAAAAAAGLPGLRRPLSYKDLEAALSKVGPRVSPKELDSFVEWDKMYGSGH from the coding sequence ATGCACTGGACACCGGAACACGCCCAGCCCCTCAACCAGTGGCCAGAGCAACACCTCGACGTGTCCTCCACCACCCCGTCACCCGCTCACAAGCTGGAGTTGCCCCCGACTGGTCGCCAGCGCTGTCACTATGCTTGGGCACACGACGACATCTCCGCTCTCACGGCCTCCAACCTCCTGAAGCGCTACGCAGAGAAATACTCGGGGGTCCTGGACTCGCCTTATGAGCGCCCTGCCCTGGGAGGCTACAGCGACGCCGCCTTCCTCAACGGTGCCAAGGCGGACCCCGAGCCCTGGCCTGGGCCTGAGCCGCCCTATCCCTTGGCCTCCCTGCACGAGGGCCTCGCGGGAACCAAGTCTGGGAGCGGGAGTGGGTCGGGGGGCCTAGGAGGCTCCCCGGTTTTAGCAGGGAACTTACCTGAACCCCTGTATGCCGGCAATGCTTGCGGAGGTCCGTCGGTAGCGACAGCTGCGCCGGAATACGCAGCAGGATACGCAAGTGGCTACCTGGCGCCTGGCTACTGCACGCAGACCGGTGCCGCGCTGCccccgccgcctccgccgccgcctccgGCCGCGCTGCTGCAGCCGCCGCCCCCACCGGGGTACGGCCCCTCGGGGCCGCTCTATAACTACCCCACGGGCGGCTACGCGGCGGCGCAGCCCGGCTACGGCGCCCTCCCGCCGCCCCCGGCCGCACCCCCAGCCCCTTACCTGCCCTCCGGCCTCGCAGCGCCCACGCCCCTGCCCGCGCCCACGCCCACGCCGCCGCGCCCGGCGCCCGCCTCCTATGGCTTCCAGACCGTGGCTCCAGGCACCGAAGCGAGCGTGTCACTGAAGCGCAAGGCCGCCGACGAGGGCGCGGAGGGCCGCTACCGCAAGTATGCGTATGAGCCCCCCAAAGCACCCGCGGCCGACGGCGCCGCCTACCCCGCCGTGGATAACGGCGAGGGTCGGGGCAACGGGTTTCGGGCGAAGCCGCTGTCTGCAGCCGCGGAGGAGCCGTCGGGCAAATACGCGGGGACCGGCGTGCCGCTCAAGGTCTTGGGGTCCCCGGTCTACGGCCCGCAGCTCGAGCCCTTTGAGAAGTTTTCTGAGCGGCCCCCGGTGCCGGCTGCCCGCGGGGGCTTCGCCGTGCCGTCGGGGGAGCCTCTTAAAGGTTTGGAGCTGGTGACGAGCAAGATGCTGGACTGCGGACCCCCGGTGCAGTGGGCCGACGTGGCGGGCCAGGGCGCGCTCAAGGCGGCACTGGAGGAGGAGCTCGTGTGGCCGCTGCTGAGGCCGCCTGCCTACCCGGGCAGCCCGCGCCCGCCACGGACCGTGCTGCTTTTCGGGCCGCGCGGCGCCGGCAAAACGCTGCTGGGCCGCTGCCTGGCCACGCAGCTGGGCGCTTCGCTGCTGCGTGTGCGCGGTGCCACCCTGGCCGCTCCAGGCGCCGCCGAGGGCGCAGGCCTGCTCCAGGCCGCCTTCGCGGCCGCGCGCTGTCGGCCGCCCGCCGTGCTGCTCATCAGTGAGCTGGAGGCGCTGCTGGCCGGCCGCGAGGACGGCGCGCTGCAGGCGCCGCTGCTGGCCTGCCtggacggcggcggcggcgctggggcCGACGGCGTGCTGGTCGTGGGCACCACAGCGCGGCCCGCGGCCCTGGACGAGGCGACCCGCCGGCGCTTCGCACTGCGCTTCTACGTGGCGCTGCCCGACGGCCCGGCCCGGGGGCAGATCCTGCAGAGGCTGCTGTCCCAGCAGGGCTGTACTCTGAGCGAGCGGGAGCTGGCTGCCCTCGTGCAGGGCACACAGGGCTTCTCCGGGGCCGAGCTGGGGCAGCTGTGCCAGCAGGCAGCTGCGGCCGCCGCGGGGCTCCCGGGGCTGCGGAGGCCCCTCTCCTACAAGGACTTGGAAGCAGCGTTGAGCAAGGTGGGCCCCAGGGTGTCCCCCAAGGAGCTGGACTCGTTCGTGGAGTGGGACAAAATGTATGGCTCCGGACACTGA